A portion of the Ascaphus truei isolate aAscTru1 chromosome 14, aAscTru1.hap1, whole genome shotgun sequence genome contains these proteins:
- the LOC142465400 gene encoding G-protein coupled receptor 35-like → MECNITLSDSVTIIQLVLYVPVLICGVMFNALGLWVFSYKIKTWTESRVYMINLIISDCILTCTLPFRIYSYIWPWELSKALCSGIVSLYFLNTYMSIFIITLISVDRYAAILHPLRAKRWRSPMRSAALCVLLWIGLFAVLTYLLLRDNFDRDHQVCFQKTFTRPLKRRLLFSIFGFLVPSLAEIFCSIQIIRRLKKIGTVTPEGPGPARKATQIISINLTVFIACFLPVHAGYLARFVLESIDSRCSVIQSANTFDHVATLVSNLNCCLDAACYYFVAKEFWEATSLLPKLRNQTFDHRVKCTCCIGLNFCLSDPAPAQDTNKQRKPKENLPLV, encoded by the coding sequence ATGGAGTGTAACATCACGCTGAGTGACTCTGTGACGATCATCCAGTTGGTACTTTATGTTCCTGTCTTGATTTGTGGGGTTATGTTTAATGCTCTGGGCCTTTGGGTCTTCAGctacaaaataaaaacatggaCAGAGTCCAGAGTGTACATGATAAACCTGATTATCTCTGATTGCATCCTCACCTGCACATTACCATTTCGGATATACTCCTACATATGGCCATGGGAGCTCAGCAAAGCGCTGTGCTCCGGAATTGTGTCTCTGTATTTTCTAAATACCTACATGAGCATCTTTATCATCACCCTCATATCTGTGGATCGATACGCTGCCATCCTACACCCTCTGAGAGCCAAGCGCTGGAGGTCTCCAATGAGGTCTGCAGCTCTCTGTGTCCTGCTATGGATAGGGCTCTTTGCTGTTCTAACTTACTTATTGCTGCGTGACAACTTTGACAGAGATCATCAAGTCTGCTTCCAAAAGACCTTCACTCGCCCTCTGAAACGCAGGCTGTTGTTCTCCATCTTCGGGTTCCTTGTCCCTTCTCTTGCTGAAATCTTCTGCTCCATACAAATTATAAGGAGACTGAAGAAAATAGGGACAGTGACTCCAGAAGGACCAGGACCAGCAAGGAAAGCCACCCAGATCATCTCCATCAACCTGACAGTCTTTATCGCCTGCTTCTTACCAGTCCATGCTGGGTATCTCGCTAGGTTTGTCCTGGAGTCCATTGACTCTCGCTGCTCTGTGATACAAAGTGCTAACACCTTTGACCACGTGGCTACTCTTGTGTCCAATCTGAACTGCTGTCTGGATGCTGCTTGTTACTATTTTGTTGCCAAAGAGTTTTGGGAAGCAACCTCTCTGCTTCCAAAGTTAAGGAATCAAACCTTTGACCACAGAGTGAAATGTACATGTTGTATAGGACTTAACTTCTGTTTATCAGATCCAGCCCCTGCCCAGGACACCAACAAGCAAAGAAAACCCAAGGAAAACCTTCCTCTAGTGTAG